Proteins from a genomic interval of Alosa alosa isolate M-15738 ecotype Scorff River chromosome 8, AALO_Geno_1.1, whole genome shotgun sequence:
- the LOC125298985 gene encoding 24-hydroxycholesterol 7-alpha-hydroxylase isoform X2 — MDWITLILSLIVIVISAHLLFFEHYTNAPPCIKGWIPWFGAALEFGKAPLEFIAEARAKHGPVFTVCAAGKRLTFVTLHEDFRTFFMSKDVDFEQAVQEPCYNTASISKESFFKFHPACNALIKGRLTPGNSAMLANHLCEEFNEHLELLGDSGTKCLSDLVRSVMYPAVMSNLLGKCNSPQQNNSMKEFKDKFAVYDEGFEYGSQLPDLFLREWANAKNWLLSLMRNMVVRAEEGEDTDTGRKTLLQHLVTTITDKFLPNFGLLMLWASLANAIPITFWAVAFMMSKPSTYKKAMEQINATLKNQDTKNTSVTLEDLQEMPYVKWCILEAIRLRAPGVITRRVVRPLKLQNYTIPSGDLLMVSPYWAHRNPEYFPDPEEFKPERWEKADLVKNVFLEGFVAFGGGKYQCPGSSLSVFPTCISPISAVHSI, encoded by the exons ATGGATTGgatcactctcattctctccttgaTTGTAATTGTAATTTCAGCTCATCTCTTATTCTTTGAGCATTACACAAATGCTCCTCCATGCATAAAAGGATGGATACCATGGTTTGGTGCAGCTTTAGAATTTGGCAAAGCTCCTTTGGAATTCATAGCTGAAGCAAGAGCTAAG CATGGTCCAGTCTTCACTGTATGTGCTGCTGGCAAGCGCTTGACCTTTGTCACTCTCCATGAGGACTTTCGCACCTTCTTCATGTCCAAAGACGTGGACTTTGAGCAGGCAGTGCAGGAGCCTTGCTACAACACAG caTCCATCAGCAAAGAGAGTTTCTTCAAGTTCCACCCGGCATGCAACGCTCTGATCAAGGGCAGGCTGACCCCGGGGAACTCCGCCATGTTGGCCAACCACCTGTGTGAGGAGTTCAACGAGCACCTGGAACTGCTTGGGGACAGTGGGACCAAATGTCTCAGTGACCTGGTCAG GAGTGTCATGTACCCAGCAGTTATGAGCAACCTGCTGGGGAAGTGTAATTCACCGCAGCAGAACAACTCCATGAAGGAATTCAAGGACAAGTTCGCCGTCTACGACGAAGGCTTTGAATACGGCTCTCAGCTCCCTGACTTGTTTTTGCG GGAATGGGCAAATGCCAAGAACTGGTTATTATCACTGATGAGGAACATGGTGGTCAGAGCAGAGGAGGGTGAAGACACTGACACAGGCAGAAAG ACTTTGCTGCAGCATCTAGTTACAACGATAACGGACAAGTTCCTTCCCAACTTCGGCCTTCTCATGTTGTGGGCATCCCTGGCTAATGCAATACCT ATAACATTTTGggctgttgccttcatgatgtCCAAACCCTCGACCTACAAGAAAGCCATGGAGCAGATAAATGCAACACTAAAAAATCAAG ACACTAAGAACACCAGTGTGACGCTGGAGGACCTGCAGGAGATGCCGTATGTGAAGTGGTGCATCCTGGAGGCCATCCGGCTCCGGGCCCCTGGTGTCATCACCCGCAGGGTGGTGCGGCCGCTCAAACTGCAG AACTACACTATTCCTTCAGGAGACTTGCTGATGGTGTCTCCCTACTGGGCACACCGAAACCCAGAGTACTTCCCTGACCCAGAGGAGTTTAAGCCA GAACGATGGGAGAAGGCAGATTTAGTAAAGAATGTATTCCTGGAAGGGTTCGTGGCATTTGGAGGAGGCAAATACCAGTGCCCAGGAAG